The proteins below are encoded in one region of Nocardioides marmorisolisilvae:
- the katG gene encoding catalase/peroxidase HPI yields MSEHGSESENPVIASPEPKRRRPSSNRDWWPNQLPLQVLRQHSERSNPLGEYDYREEFKKVDLDELRRDIVEVLTTSQDWWPADFGHYGGLIIRMSWHSAGTYRIADGRGGAGDGSQRFAPLNSWPDNANLDKGRRLLWPIKQKYGRSLSWADLLVFAGNVAMESMGFKTFGFAFGREDIWEPEEIFWGPEDSWLGDERYSGDRELANPLGAVQMGLIYVNPEGPNGNPDPIAAARDIRETFRRMAMNDEETFALIAGGHTFGKTHGAGPADHVGPEPEAAPIEQQGLGWKSTYGSGKGADTITSGLEVTWTDTPTQWDNRFLEILFGNEWELTDSPAGAKQWVAKEGGDTTPDPFDPDKRRRATMLTTDLSLRMDPEYEKIGRRFLAHPDEFAEAFAKAWYKLLHRDMGPVSRYLGPWVPEPQIWQDPVPAVDHELVGDDDIAALKAKLLDSGLSVGQLAATAWKAAVTYRDTDKRGGANGARIRLEPQRSWEGNEPAELATVLERLEQVQQEFNAAQSNDKRVSLADLIVLGGCAAVEKAARDAGVDVTVPFRAGRTDATAEQTDVESFSVLEPRADGFRNYLAAGEKLQPEMLLVDRANLLRLTPAEMTVLVGGMRVLGTNNGGTKHGVLTDRPGVLSNDFFATLLAPGAEWKASQDQENVYEIRDLASGDLRGTATAVDLVFGSNSELRAISEVYGATDSQEKFVKDFVAAWTKVMERDRFDLH; encoded by the coding sequence GTGTCTGAGCACGGCAGCGAGAGCGAGAACCCGGTCATTGCGTCACCCGAGCCGAAGCGGAGGCGACCGAGCAGCAACCGCGACTGGTGGCCCAACCAGCTGCCGCTGCAGGTGCTGCGCCAGCACTCTGAGCGGTCCAACCCGCTGGGGGAGTACGACTATCGCGAGGAGTTCAAGAAGGTCGATCTGGACGAGCTGCGGCGCGACATCGTCGAGGTGCTGACCACCTCGCAGGACTGGTGGCCGGCCGACTTCGGTCACTACGGCGGCCTGATCATCCGGATGAGCTGGCACTCGGCAGGCACCTACCGGATCGCCGACGGGCGCGGTGGCGCCGGCGACGGCTCGCAGCGGTTCGCGCCGCTGAACAGCTGGCCCGACAATGCCAACCTCGACAAGGGTCGGCGGCTGCTCTGGCCGATCAAGCAGAAGTACGGCAGGTCGCTCTCCTGGGCGGATCTGCTCGTCTTCGCGGGCAACGTGGCCATGGAGTCGATGGGGTTCAAGACCTTCGGCTTCGCGTTCGGGCGTGAGGACATCTGGGAGCCCGAGGAGATCTTCTGGGGTCCCGAGGACAGCTGGCTCGGCGACGAGCGCTACAGCGGTGACCGCGAGCTGGCCAACCCGCTCGGCGCGGTTCAGATGGGCCTGATCTACGTCAACCCCGAAGGCCCCAACGGCAACCCCGACCCGATCGCTGCGGCGCGTGACATCCGGGAGACGTTCCGCCGGATGGCGATGAACGACGAGGAGACCTTCGCGCTGATCGCCGGCGGGCACACGTTCGGCAAGACGCACGGCGCGGGGCCGGCCGACCACGTCGGTCCCGAGCCCGAGGCCGCTCCGATCGAGCAGCAGGGACTCGGCTGGAAGAGCACGTACGGCAGCGGCAAGGGCGCCGACACGATCACCAGCGGCCTCGAGGTGACCTGGACCGACACCCCCACGCAGTGGGACAACCGGTTCCTGGAGATCCTCTTCGGCAACGAGTGGGAGCTCACCGACAGCCCGGCCGGCGCGAAGCAGTGGGTCGCCAAGGAGGGCGGCGACACCACGCCCGATCCGTTCGACCCCGACAAGCGACGCCGAGCGACGATGCTCACCACCGACCTGTCGCTTCGGATGGACCCGGAGTACGAGAAGATCGGCCGGCGCTTCTTGGCGCATCCCGACGAGTTCGCAGAGGCCTTCGCCAAGGCCTGGTACAAGCTGCTGCACCGTGACATGGGCCCGGTCTCCCGCTACCTCGGCCCGTGGGTTCCCGAGCCGCAGATCTGGCAGGACCCGGTCCCGGCCGTCGACCATGAGCTCGTCGGTGACGACGACATCGCCGCGCTGAAGGCGAAGCTGCTCGACTCGGGCCTGAGCGTCGGCCAGCTGGCCGCGACCGCATGGAAGGCCGCGGTGACCTACCGCGACACCGACAAGCGCGGGGGTGCCAACGGTGCCCGGATCCGCCTCGAGCCGCAGCGCAGCTGGGAGGGCAACGAGCCCGCCGAGCTGGCCACCGTGCTGGAGAGGCTCGAGCAGGTGCAGCAGGAGTTCAACGCCGCCCAGAGCAACGACAAGCGGGTGTCGCTGGCCGACCTGATCGTGCTCGGCGGCTGTGCGGCCGTCGAGAAGGCGGCGAGGGACGCCGGCGTCGACGTCACGGTGCCGTTCCGCGCGGGGCGCACCGACGCGACCGCGGAGCAGACCGACGTCGAGTCGTTCTCCGTGCTCGAGCCGCGTGCCGACGGCTTCCGCAACTACCTGGCGGCGGGGGAGAAGCTGCAGCCCGAGATGCTGCTGGTCGACCGTGCGAACCTGCTGCGGCTCACGCCTGCGGAGATGACCGTGCTCGTGGGTGGCATGCGCGTGCTGGGCACGAACAACGGCGGGACGAAGCACGGCGTGCTGACCGACCGGCCCGGGGTCCTCAGCAACGACTTCTTCGCCACCCTGCTCGCCCCGGGCGCGGAGTGGAAGGCCTCGCAGGACCAGGAGAACGTCTACGAGATCCGGGACCTGGCCAGCGGCGACCTGCGCGGCACCGCCACCGCGGTCGACCTGGTGTTCGGCTCCAACTCCGAGCTGCGTGCGATCTCCGAGGTGTACGGCGCCACCGACTCCCAGGAGAAGTTCGTGAAGGACTTCGTCGCGGCGTGGACCAAGGTGATGGAGCGCGACCGGTTCGACCTGCACTGA
- a CDS encoding Fur family transcriptional regulator, which yields MTTEPAALLRGAGLRVTGPRVAVLTGLADHPHSDADRLGELARLSLGRISTQAVYDVLRALTGAGLVRRIEPAGSAALYELRVGDNHHHVVCRSCGTVADVDCAVGERPCLDASETHGFVIDEAEVVYWGTCPDCITEGADPRSPAVNGPETSRPETHQPATIQPATNHPATNHPATNHPATNHPATNSDPDLGARAARQESNRRV from the coding sequence GTGACCACCGAGCCGGCAGCCCTGCTCCGCGGGGCCGGCCTGCGCGTCACCGGACCGCGGGTCGCGGTGCTGACCGGCCTGGCCGACCATCCGCACTCCGACGCCGACCGGCTCGGCGAGCTGGCGCGGCTCAGCCTGGGCCGGATCTCCACCCAGGCCGTGTACGACGTGCTGCGCGCGCTCACCGGCGCGGGACTGGTCCGCCGGATCGAGCCGGCGGGCTCGGCGGCGCTCTACGAGCTCCGGGTCGGCGACAACCATCACCACGTCGTGTGCCGCAGCTGTGGCACCGTGGCCGACGTCGACTGCGCCGTCGGCGAGCGTCCGTGCCTGGATGCCTCCGAGACCCATGGCTTCGTCATCGACGAGGCCGAGGTCGTGTACTGGGGGACCTGCCCCGACTGCATCACCGAGGGTGCGGATCCGCGGAGCCCCGCGGTCAACGGCCCGGAGACCAGCCGGCCAGAGACGCACCAGCCAGCAACGATCCAGCCAGCAACGAACCACCCAGCAACGAACCACCCAGCAACGAACCACCCAGCAACCAACCACCCAGCAACGAACAGCGACCCCGACCTCGGGGCGCGAGCAGCGAGACAGGAGAGCAACCGACGTGTCTGA
- a CDS encoding malate dehydrogenase, with amino-acid sequence MSTTPLKVAVTGAAGQIGYSLLFRLASGALLGPDRPIELRLLEITPALKALEGVVMELDDCAFPTLAGVQTGDDPEKIFDGVNLALLVGARPRGPGMERGDLLEANGAIFTAQGKALNKVAADDVRIGVTGNPANTNALIAMTNAPDIPDERFSALTRLDHNRAISQLAAKTGAAVTEIKKMTIWGNHSATQYPDVFHAEVGGRNAAEVVGDQGWIENDFIPTVAKRGAAIIDARGSSSAASAASATIDAARDWLTGSAEGDWVSMAVKSDGSYGVPEGLVSSFPVTTSNGDWAIVQGLEIDDFSRARIDASTAELADERSAVTELGLI; translated from the coding sequence GTGTCCACCACTCCCCTCAAGGTCGCCGTCACCGGCGCCGCCGGCCAGATCGGCTACAGCCTGCTCTTCCGCCTCGCCAGCGGCGCCTTGCTCGGGCCGGACCGCCCGATCGAGCTGCGTCTGCTCGAGATCACCCCGGCCCTGAAGGCGCTCGAAGGCGTCGTCATGGAGCTCGACGACTGCGCCTTCCCCACGCTCGCGGGCGTGCAGACCGGCGACGACCCCGAGAAGATCTTCGACGGCGTGAACCTCGCTCTGCTCGTCGGCGCCCGCCCGCGCGGTCCGGGCATGGAGCGCGGCGACCTGCTCGAGGCCAACGGCGCGATCTTCACCGCCCAGGGCAAGGCGCTGAACAAGGTCGCGGCCGACGACGTGCGCATCGGGGTGACCGGCAACCCGGCCAACACCAACGCCCTGATCGCGATGACCAACGCCCCCGACATCCCTGACGAGCGGTTCTCGGCGCTCACCCGGCTCGACCACAACCGGGCGATCTCGCAGCTCGCCGCGAAGACCGGCGCCGCGGTCACCGAGATCAAGAAGATGACGATCTGGGGCAACCACTCCGCCACCCAGTACCCCGACGTGTTCCACGCCGAGGTCGGCGGCCGCAACGCTGCCGAGGTCGTCGGTGACCAGGGGTGGATCGAGAACGACTTCATCCCGACCGTGGCCAAGCGCGGCGCCGCGATCATCGACGCGCGTGGCTCGTCCTCAGCAGCGTCGGCCGCCTCGGCGACCATCGACGCCGCCCGGGACTGGCTGACCGGCTCGGCCGAGGGCGACTGGGTCTCGATGGCGGTCAAGTCCGACGGGTCGTACGGCGTCCCCGAGGGTCTGGTGTCGTCGTTCCCGGTCACCACCAGCAACGGCGACTGGGCGATCGTCCAAGGTCTCGAGATCGACGACTTCTCCCGCGCCCGGATCGACGCGTCGACCGCCGAGCTCGCCGACGAGCGCAGCGCGGTCACCGAGCTGGGCCTCATCTGA
- a CDS encoding DUF3017 domain-containing protein — translation MPAQPDPAQPDPAQPDPAQPAPGTPVPGVPGPVPEPAPRRRPSTWGGAVYLAVLAICLAGLGVVAFGPWRNGVVVVGAGLLLGAVARLVLSDLNGGMLRVRSKWFDVAALAAVGVLAIILAVNIPNQPR, via the coding sequence GTGCCAGCCCAGCCCGATCCTGCCCAGCCCGATCCTGCCCAGCCCGATCCAGCCCAGCCGGCGCCCGGCACCCCCGTCCCGGGGGTGCCCGGGCCGGTGCCGGAGCCCGCGCCGAGACGTCGGCCGTCGACGTGGGGCGGCGCGGTCTACCTCGCGGTGCTCGCGATCTGCCTGGCCGGACTCGGCGTGGTCGCCTTCGGCCCATGGCGCAACGGCGTCGTCGTGGTGGGGGCCGGCCTGCTGCTCGGCGCGGTGGCGCGGCTGGTGCTCAGCGACCTCAACGGGGGGATGCTCCGGGTGCGCAGCAAGTGGTTCGACGTGGCCGCCCTGGCCGCCGTCGGTGTGCTGGCGATCATCCTCGCGGTGAACATCCCCAACCAGCCCCGCTGA
- a CDS encoding bifunctional methylenetetrahydrofolate dehydrogenase/methenyltetrahydrofolate cyclohydrolase: protein MTAQILDGTATLRTIKAELAERVAKLKEQGVTPGLGTVLVGDDPGSRWYVGAKHKDCASIGITSIRRDLPATATQAEVEAVIDELNADPACTGFLVQQPTGLDEFALLSRVDPDKDVDGLHPVNLGKLVLGQSGPLPCTPVGVIELLRRHGVEIAGAEVVVVGRGLTVGRPLGLLLTRRSENATVTLCHTGTRDLAAHTRSADIIVAAAGVPGIISASMVKPGAAVLDVGVSRVDGKIAGDVADEVHDVAGWVSPNPGGVGPMTRAMLLSNVVRSAEQAAG from the coding sequence ATGACCGCACAGATCCTCGACGGCACGGCCACCCTGCGCACCATCAAGGCGGAGCTGGCTGAGCGCGTCGCCAAGCTCAAGGAGCAGGGCGTCACCCCCGGGCTCGGCACGGTCCTGGTCGGCGACGATCCGGGCTCGCGCTGGTACGTCGGCGCCAAGCACAAGGACTGCGCCTCGATCGGCATCACCTCGATCCGGCGTGACCTCCCGGCCACCGCGACCCAGGCCGAGGTGGAGGCGGTGATCGACGAGCTCAACGCGGACCCCGCCTGCACCGGCTTCCTGGTGCAGCAGCCCACCGGGCTGGACGAGTTCGCGCTGCTGTCGCGGGTCGACCCCGACAAGGATGTCGACGGACTGCACCCGGTCAACCTGGGCAAGCTGGTTCTCGGCCAGTCGGGGCCGCTGCCGTGCACGCCCGTCGGCGTGATCGAGCTGCTCCGCCGGCACGGTGTGGAGATCGCCGGCGCGGAGGTCGTGGTGGTGGGCCGCGGGCTCACCGTGGGGCGGCCGCTCGGGCTGCTGCTGACCCGGCGCAGCGAGAACGCCACGGTGACGCTGTGCCACACCGGGACCCGCGACCTGGCAGCGCACACCCGATCGGCCGACATCATCGTCGCCGCGGCCGGCGTACCCGGGATCATCAGCGCGTCGATGGTCAAGCCCGGCGCGGCGGTGCTCGACGTCGGTGTCTCGCGTGTCGACGGCAAGATCGCCGGCGACGTGGCCGACGAGGTGCACGACGTGGCGGGCTGGGTGTCGCCGAACCCGGGCGGGGTCGGCCCGATGACCCGCGCGATGCTGCTGTCCAACGTGGTGCGCTCCGCCGAGCAGGCGGCTGGCTGA
- the purH gene encoding bifunctional phosphoribosylaminoimidazolecarboxamide formyltransferase/IMP cyclohydrolase, which yields MTDPTNAEHRIPIRRALVSVYDKSGLEELVRGLHEAGVEMVSTGGSAALIAGAGLPVTRVEDLTGFPECLDGRVKTLHPKVHAGILADRRLDSHVQQLADLGIEPFDLVVSNLYPFRDTVQSGASADECVEQIDIGGPSMVRAAAKNHPSVAIVTSPTRYPDVLAAVAAGGFTLEQRKRLAAEAFAHTASYDVAVASWMGSVLADTSDGSSFPAWVGAAYEKKATLRYGENAHQSAALYVSPDGDDSLATAEQLHGKEMSYNNYQDTDAALRAAYDHGDQPCVAIIKHANPCGIAVGSDVVDAYVKANACDPTSAFGGVIAVNTSVSLAMVTAMEETFTEAIVAPAYDEGVVEALQSLPRGGKNIRILRTSGHGGRGVEFKQICGGLLMQQADRFQADGDDPANWTLATGKPADEATLADLAFAWRAVRAVKSNAILLASGGASVGVGMGQVNRVDSCKLAVERAGDRAVGSVAASDAFFPFEDGPQVLLDAGVRAIVQPGGSVRDNLTVEACERAGVTMYLTGTRHFFH from the coding sequence ATGACCGACCCCACGAACGCCGAGCACAGGATCCCGATCAGGCGCGCCCTGGTCTCGGTCTACGACAAGAGCGGGCTCGAGGAGCTCGTCCGTGGCCTGCACGAGGCCGGCGTGGAGATGGTCTCCACCGGCGGCTCCGCCGCGCTGATCGCCGGCGCCGGGCTACCGGTGACCCGTGTCGAGGACCTCACCGGCTTTCCCGAGTGCCTCGACGGACGGGTCAAGACGCTGCACCCGAAGGTGCACGCGGGCATCCTCGCCGACCGGCGCCTGGACAGTCACGTCCAGCAGCTCGCCGACCTGGGCATCGAGCCCTTCGACCTCGTGGTCTCGAACCTCTACCCGTTCCGCGACACCGTGCAGTCCGGCGCGAGCGCCGATGAGTGCGTCGAGCAGATCGACATCGGCGGCCCCTCGATGGTGCGTGCCGCCGCGAAGAACCACCCCTCTGTCGCGATCGTCACCTCGCCCACGCGCTACCCCGACGTGCTGGCCGCGGTCGCTGCCGGCGGCTTCACCCTCGAGCAGCGCAAGCGGCTTGCCGCCGAGGCGTTCGCGCACACCGCGTCGTACGACGTGGCCGTCGCGTCCTGGATGGGCAGCGTGCTCGCCGACACCAGCGACGGGTCGAGCTTCCCGGCCTGGGTGGGTGCGGCCTATGAGAAGAAGGCGACCCTTCGCTACGGCGAGAACGCCCACCAGTCGGCCGCGCTCTACGTGAGTCCGGACGGTGATGACTCCCTCGCCACGGCCGAGCAGCTGCACGGCAAGGAGATGTCCTACAACAACTACCAGGACACCGACGCGGCGCTGCGGGCGGCGTACGACCACGGTGACCAGCCCTGCGTCGCGATCATCAAGCACGCCAACCCGTGCGGCATCGCGGTCGGCTCAGATGTCGTCGACGCCTATGTGAAGGCGAACGCCTGCGACCCGACCTCCGCCTTCGGCGGAGTGATCGCCGTCAACACCTCGGTGTCGCTGGCCATGGTCACGGCCATGGAGGAGACGTTCACCGAGGCGATCGTGGCGCCGGCGTACGACGAGGGCGTGGTCGAGGCCCTGCAGTCGTTGCCTCGCGGCGGAAAGAACATCCGGATCCTGCGCACCAGCGGCCACGGCGGCCGAGGGGTGGAGTTCAAGCAGATCTGCGGCGGCCTGCTGATGCAGCAGGCCGATCGGTTCCAGGCGGACGGCGATGACCCGGCGAACTGGACACTCGCGACCGGTAAGCCGGCCGACGAGGCGACGCTGGCCGACCTCGCGTTCGCCTGGCGGGCCGTGCGAGCGGTGAAGTCCAACGCGATCCTGCTCGCCTCGGGCGGCGCCTCCGTGGGCGTCGGCATGGGTCAGGTCAACCGCGTCGACTCCTGCAAGCTCGCTGTCGAACGGGCGGGGGACCGCGCCGTCGGCTCGGTCGCCGCCTCCGATGCATTCTTCCCCTTCGAGGACGGGCCCCAGGTGCTCCTCGACGCCGGTGTGCGGGCGATCGTGCAACCCGGCGGCTCAGTCCGTGACAATCTGACCGTCGAGGCCTGCGAGAGGGCCGGCGTGACGATGTACCTCACCGGCACGCGGCACTTCTTCCACTGA
- the purN gene encoding phosphoribosylglycinamide formyltransferase — protein sequence MTARLLVLVSGSGTNLQALLDACADPSYGAEVVAVGADRDGIQALTRAEQAGVPTFVHRVDDFPSRAEWDAAVTGEVSSYRPDVVVLAGFMKLLGSSYLPALGARTVNTHPALSPSFPGMHGPRDALEYGVRVTGCTLFVIDDGVDTGPIVDQRAVRVEDDDTVETLHERIKSAERSMLVEAVGRMAREGFRIEGRRVRFGG from the coding sequence GTGACCGCACGTCTGCTCGTCCTCGTCTCGGGTTCCGGCACCAACCTGCAGGCGCTGCTCGATGCCTGCGCGGATCCGTCGTACGGCGCCGAGGTGGTCGCCGTCGGCGCTGATCGTGACGGCATCCAGGCTCTGACCAGGGCCGAGCAGGCCGGGGTGCCGACCTTCGTGCACCGGGTCGACGACTTCCCCAGCCGTGCGGAGTGGGACGCCGCGGTCACCGGCGAGGTCTCGTCGTACCGGCCCGATGTGGTGGTGCTGGCCGGCTTCATGAAGCTGCTGGGCTCCTCCTACCTGCCCGCGCTCGGCGCCCGCACGGTGAACACCCATCCGGCGCTGTCGCCCTCCTTCCCCGGCATGCACGGCCCGCGGGACGCCCTGGAGTACGGCGTCCGGGTCACCGGCTGCACCTTGTTCGTGATCGACGATGGGGTCGACACCGGACCGATCGTGGACCAGCGGGCGGTGCGGGTGGAGGACGACGACACCGTCGAGACGCTGCACGAGCGGATCAAGTCCGCGGAGCGGTCGATGCTGGTCGAGGCTGTCGGCCGGATGGCGCGGGAGGGATTCAGGATCGAGGGCCGCCGGGTTCGGTTCGGCGGCTGA
- a CDS encoding cell division protein PerM — protein MTDLISRPRLSTGAGSAEQRPLVAAGALAAAVTVGATLVLCMAVAVIGWFLADAGAHGQTTDALRVGADAWLLGHGADLSAAGGPIGITPLGLTLMVLVVGYRSGRWAARNAEPARDDRSLATAVLVCAGVYVVLAVLVALLATRSGAEPSVPRAVLGGLVLPVVGCGLGLAQGTGRLTTWWQAVPDQVRSIVTGALSGAMLLVAAGAVLSAVSLVLSFNDTADLFSSLHLSFGDALMLLLASALVAPNAVLLATSWLAGPGFAVGTGTSVTATAVTLGPLPAFPLLAALPGPGSTPGWWGAFLAAPPLCALAGAVLVQRRRPVLAWDAAVLRGLGSGLGAGALVWLLAALAGGPMGTGRMADIGVPSAQLLVVAVGGMSLGGILGGVGASAWQRRAARRSGGQ, from the coding sequence ATGACAGATCTGATCAGCCGTCCCCGGCTCAGCACCGGTGCGGGCAGCGCCGAGCAGCGGCCGCTGGTGGCCGCCGGCGCCCTCGCCGCTGCGGTGACGGTCGGCGCCACCCTCGTGCTCTGCATGGCCGTCGCCGTGATCGGCTGGTTCCTCGCCGATGCCGGCGCCCACGGACAGACCACCGACGCGCTGCGCGTCGGTGCGGACGCGTGGCTGCTCGGCCACGGTGCCGACCTCTCCGCGGCGGGTGGACCGATCGGGATCACGCCGCTGGGACTGACCCTGATGGTCCTCGTGGTGGGCTACCGCAGCGGGCGATGGGCCGCCCGCAACGCCGAGCCGGCCCGCGACGACAGGTCGCTGGCGACGGCCGTGCTGGTCTGCGCCGGCGTGTACGTCGTCCTCGCCGTGCTGGTCGCCCTGCTCGCCACCCGCTCCGGCGCGGAGCCCAGTGTCCCTCGTGCGGTCCTGGGCGGTCTGGTCCTTCCGGTGGTCGGCTGCGGGCTGGGCCTCGCGCAGGGCACCGGTCGGCTGACCACATGGTGGCAGGCCGTGCCCGACCAGGTGCGCAGCATCGTCACCGGTGCCCTCTCCGGCGCCATGCTCCTCGTGGCCGCCGGAGCCGTGCTGAGCGCGGTGTCCCTCGTGCTGTCCTTCAATGACACCGCCGACCTGTTCTCGTCGTTGCACCTGTCCTTCGGCGACGCCTTGATGCTGCTGCTGGCCAGCGCCCTGGTCGCGCCGAACGCGGTACTACTGGCGACGTCCTGGCTGGCCGGGCCGGGGTTCGCCGTGGGCACGGGGACGTCGGTCACTGCGACCGCGGTGACCCTCGGGCCGTTGCCCGCGTTCCCGCTGCTGGCCGCACTGCCCGGCCCGGGCAGCACACCCGGCTGGTGGGGGGCGTTCCTCGCGGCTCCTCCGTTGTGCGCCCTCGCCGGCGCCGTGCTCGTCCAGCGTCGACGGCCCGTGCTGGCCTGGGACGCAGCCGTGCTGCGCGGCCTCGGGAGCGGCCTCGGGGCCGGCGCGCTGGTGTGGCTGCTGGCCGCCCTCGCCGGCGGTCCGATGGGCACCGGCCGGATGGCAGACATCGGCGTCCCCTCCGCGCAACTGCTGGTCGTCGCCGTTGGCGGGATGAGCCTGGGCGGCATCCTCGGCGGGGTCGGCGCCTCCGCGTGGCAGCGGCGTGCCGCCCGGAGGTCGGGCGGGCAGTAG
- a CDS encoding SigE family RNA polymerase sigma factor: protein MSRRHRPHPRSRAGQEPADFDAFYLGSRRRLLLQCLALTGDLSASRSAVRDAFVAARHHWRKVGHLDQPEDWVRPRAWSTAQRRSVARIWHREKGLTEQQTAVLDALSRLSDAQRRTLLLAQLASVSLPQIGRELAQTRMLTERNLQQGTDMLALTLGCDASAIRTHLASLAPLVSSPGLPRVTVIRRSGQRRRRLHAATGSVLALAVTVGAGWFVSAGGHGTETVQAQTHPVTRAMLLSPGQVAPIAPKQTWQVVRTDDNTSGSGINTICQRSRFADDRGLGTWVRALHADGKPARDVIQTVEISASPGAARRAFATTLGWYAGCQEARVQLGRSYRVSNLGDQAEALRINLAGKQRRSFVLAIARSGSLTSSTVLTTHGSRPDPLRPVLQVAAAAMRDVCPSSAVTHCVTGPIRVTPVLPPPSGEVPGMLATPDLPPIATIDKPWVGTDPITGGPNLAATTCDHANFAAAGSAPPRSRTFLIPQARLPERFGLTEVYGTFPSTRSARKFVTTIRHRMATCQHHQLGTTISHHTDRMHGLRGSTYSVWRQTAEINRKKAVVSFWMGIAQVGRHVAQVNLTPSRHDDVAAPTFRALVARARDRLFELKGTS from the coding sequence ATGTCCCGCCGCCATCGTCCCCACCCACGCAGCCGCGCCGGGCAGGAGCCCGCCGACTTCGACGCGTTCTACCTCGGGTCCCGCCGTCGGCTGCTGCTGCAGTGCCTGGCCCTCACCGGCGACCTCAGCGCGTCGCGTTCGGCGGTTCGCGACGCCTTCGTGGCCGCGCGTCACCACTGGCGCAAGGTCGGCCATCTCGATCAGCCCGAGGACTGGGTGCGGCCGCGCGCGTGGTCGACCGCGCAGAGGCGCAGCGTGGCCCGGATCTGGCACCGCGAGAAGGGCCTGACCGAGCAGCAGACTGCCGTACTGGACGCGCTGAGCAGGCTCAGCGACGCCCAGCGCCGTACCCTCCTCCTGGCCCAGCTCGCCTCGGTGAGCCTGCCCCAGATCGGGCGCGAGCTCGCCCAGACGCGGATGCTGACCGAGCGCAACCTGCAGCAGGGCACCGACATGCTCGCCCTCACCCTGGGCTGCGACGCCTCCGCGATCCGCACCCATCTCGCCTCGCTGGCCCCGCTGGTCAGCTCCCCGGGCCTGCCGCGGGTCACCGTGATCCGACGCAGCGGACAGCGGCGCCGGCGGCTGCACGCCGCCACCGGATCCGTCCTGGCGCTCGCGGTCACCGTTGGCGCGGGCTGGTTCGTCAGCGCCGGCGGGCATGGCACCGAGACGGTGCAGGCGCAGACCCATCCCGTCACCCGTGCGATGCTGCTCTCCCCGGGGCAGGTCGCTCCGATCGCCCCGAAGCAGACCTGGCAGGTGGTCCGCACCGACGACAACACCTCCGGCAGCGGGATCAACACCATCTGCCAGCGCAGCCGCTTCGCTGACGACCGGGGCCTCGGCACCTGGGTGCGGGCGCTGCATGCCGACGGCAAGCCGGCGCGCGATGTCATCCAGACCGTCGAGATCTCGGCCAGTCCCGGCGCCGCCCGCCGTGCCTTCGCCACCACCCTGGGCTGGTACGCCGGGTGCCAGGAGGCACGTGTCCAGCTCGGTCGCTCCTATCGGGTCTCGAACCTCGGCGACCAGGCCGAGGCGCTGCGGATCAACCTCGCCGGCAAGCAGCGACGCAGCTTCGTGCTGGCCATCGCCCGCAGTGGTTCGCTGACCAGCTCCACGGTGCTGACCACCCACGGGTCCCGGCCCGACCCGCTGCGACCGGTGCTGCAGGTCGCGGCCGCGGCGATGAGGGACGTCTGCCCGTCGAGCGCGGTCACTCACTGCGTCACCGGGCCGATCCGTGTCACGCCGGTGCTGCCGCCACCATCCGGCGAGGTGCCGGGCATGCTCGCCACCCCCGACCTGCCGCCGATCGCCACCATCGACAAGCCGTGGGTCGGGACCGACCCGATCACGGGCGGGCCGAACCTGGCCGCGACGACCTGCGACCACGCGAACTTCGCCGCCGCCGGCTCCGCTCCGCCACGCTCGCGCACGTTCCTCATCCCGCAGGCCAGGCTGCCGGAGCGTTTCGGCCTCACCGAGGTGTACGGCACCTTCCCCAGCACGAGGTCGGCCCGGAAGTTCGTCACGACGATCCGGCATCGGATGGCCACCTGCCAGCACCACCAGCTCGGCACGACCATCTCCCACCACACCGACCGCATGCACGGACTGCGCGGTTCGACATACTCCGTATGGCGGCAGACCGCGGAGATCAACCGGAAGAAGGCCGTGGTCAGCTTCTGGATGGGGATCGCCCAGGTCGGGCGGCACGTCGCCCAGGTGAACCTCACACCCTCGCGTCACGATGACGTGGCCGCACCGACGTTCCGTGCGCTGGTCGCGCGCGCCAGGGACCGGCTCTTCGAGCTGAAGGGGACCTCGTGA